Proteins co-encoded in one Streptomyces sp. SLBN-31 genomic window:
- a CDS encoding SDR family oxidoreductase codes for MSGICQGRVVAVTGAGRGLGRAHALAFAAQGARVVVNDLGVGLDGTPGPDSPAGRVVDEIRAAGGEAVAHGGDIATTEGAASLVTTALEAYGRLDTLVNNAGFLRDRMLVNLDEDDWDAVMRVHLKGHFLPLRHAAAHWRAEAKAGRTPVARVVNTSSGAGLLGSVGQGNYSAAKAGIVGLTLVAAAELARYGVQANAIAPAARTRMTERTFAGTMTAPETGFDAMAPENVSPLVVWLGSAASAGVTGRVFEAEGGRITVMEGWRPGPSADKGARRSPAEAGEEALKLLALAEPPGTVYGA; via the coding sequence ATGAGCGGAATCTGTCAGGGCAGGGTCGTCGCCGTCACCGGTGCCGGGCGCGGGCTCGGGCGGGCGCACGCGCTGGCGTTCGCGGCGCAGGGCGCGCGGGTCGTCGTCAACGACCTGGGGGTCGGCCTGGACGGCACGCCGGGCCCCGACAGTCCGGCGGGGCGGGTCGTCGACGAGATCCGCGCGGCGGGCGGCGAGGCGGTCGCCCACGGCGGCGACATCGCGACCACCGAGGGCGCGGCCTCGCTCGTCACGACCGCCCTGGAGGCCTACGGCCGTCTCGACACCCTCGTCAACAACGCCGGGTTCCTGCGCGACCGGATGCTGGTGAACCTCGACGAGGACGACTGGGACGCCGTGATGCGCGTACACCTCAAGGGGCACTTCCTGCCGCTCAGGCACGCCGCCGCGCACTGGCGGGCGGAGGCCAAGGCGGGCCGGACGCCGGTGGCCAGGGTCGTCAACACCAGCAGCGGAGCAGGCCTGTTGGGGTCGGTCGGGCAGGGCAACTACAGCGCCGCGAAGGCCGGCATCGTCGGTCTGACGCTGGTCGCCGCGGCCGAACTGGCCCGCTACGGCGTCCAGGCCAACGCGATCGCCCCCGCCGCCCGCACCCGGATGACGGAACGCACGTTCGCCGGGACGATGACCGCCCCCGAGACCGGTTTCGACGCCATGGCCCCCGAGAACGTCTCACCGCTCGTCGTCTGGCTCGGCTCCGCCGCGAGCGCCGGCGTGACGGGCCGGGTCTTCGAGGCGGAGGGCGGCCGGATCACCGTCATGGAGGGCTGGCGGCCGGGACCGAGCGCCGACAAGGGGGCGCGCCGAAGTCCCGCCGAGGCGGGGGAGGAGGCCCTGAAGCTCCTCGCGCTGGCCGAGCCCCCGGGGACGGTGTACGGCGCCTGA
- a CDS encoding SDR family oxidoreductase — protein MEWDGKVAVVTGGTRGVGAGIARAFAEAGAQVVVCARRPPEVPLKGAEFVPLDLRDADAVHDFFAALARVDVLVNNAGGTPYRRLTETDARRHARVIELNLVAPLTASLAAYGHLRRSRGSVVMIGSVSGGRPSPGSAAYGAAKAGLENLARSMAVEFAPEVRVNTLVVGMVRTELSHLHYGGEEGVEAVSRTVPLGRLATPADVGAAAVFLASDAAAYITGASLLVHGGGERPAFLDAATANKET, from the coding sequence ATGGAGTGGGACGGGAAGGTCGCGGTCGTCACCGGCGGCACGCGCGGCGTCGGCGCCGGGATCGCACGGGCCTTCGCCGAGGCCGGCGCCCAGGTCGTGGTCTGTGCCCGCAGACCTCCCGAAGTGCCCCTCAAGGGCGCGGAGTTCGTGCCCCTGGACCTGCGCGACGCGGACGCCGTGCACGACTTCTTCGCCGCGCTCGCCCGCGTGGACGTCCTCGTCAACAACGCGGGCGGCACGCCCTACCGGCGGCTGACGGAGACGGACGCCCGGCGGCACGCCCGGGTGATCGAGCTGAACCTCGTCGCCCCGCTGACCGCGTCCCTCGCCGCCTACGGGCACCTGCGGCGCAGCCGTGGGTCCGTGGTGATGATCGGCAGTGTGAGCGGCGGCCGGCCCTCGCCCGGCTCGGCCGCCTACGGGGCGGCCAAGGCGGGGCTGGAGAACCTGGCCCGCTCGATGGCCGTGGAGTTCGCGCCCGAGGTGCGCGTCAACACCCTCGTCGTCGGCATGGTCCGCACCGAGCTCTCCCATCTGCACTACGGCGGCGAGGAGGGCGTCGAGGCGGTCTCCCGCACGGTGCCGCTGGGCCGGCTGGCGACACCCGCCGACGTGGGCGCGGCCGCCGTCTTCCTCGCCTCCGACGCCGCCGCCTACATCACCGGCGCGAGCCTGCTGGTGCACGGGGGCGGGGAGCGGCCCGCCTTCCTCGATGCCGCGACCGCCAACAAGGAGACGTGA
- a CDS encoding enoyl-CoA hydratase family protein gives MGVSTSSPEKGPEGSQGPADDAIAVVTVDFPPVNALPVQGWFALADAVRTAGRDPRVRCVVLAAEGRGFNAGVDIKEIQARGAGALAGANRGCFEAFAAVYECEVPVVAAVQGFCLGGGIGLVGNADAIVASEDATFGLPELERGALGAATHLARLVPQHLMRALYYTSRTATAAELHAHGSVWRVVPPGELRDAALELAREIAAKDGELLRLAKAAINGIDPVDVRRSYRFEQGFTYEASTVGVADRVRDGFGREGG, from the coding sequence ATGGGTGTCTCCACCTCGTCCCCGGAAAAGGGGCCGGAAGGTTCGCAGGGACCGGCAGACGACGCGATCGCCGTCGTCACGGTCGACTTCCCGCCGGTGAACGCCCTTCCGGTACAGGGCTGGTTCGCCCTGGCCGACGCCGTGCGCACGGCCGGGCGCGATCCGCGGGTGCGGTGCGTGGTGCTCGCGGCCGAGGGACGGGGTTTCAACGCGGGCGTGGACATCAAGGAGATCCAGGCCCGGGGCGCGGGCGCGCTGGCGGGCGCGAACCGGGGCTGCTTCGAGGCGTTCGCGGCGGTCTACGAGTGCGAGGTCCCGGTGGTGGCGGCCGTGCAGGGGTTCTGCCTGGGCGGCGGCATCGGACTCGTGGGGAACGCGGACGCGATCGTGGCGAGCGAGGACGCCACCTTCGGGCTGCCCGAGCTTGAGCGGGGCGCCCTGGGCGCCGCCACGCACCTGGCCCGGCTGGTCCCGCAGCACCTGATGCGCGCCCTGTACTACACCTCGCGCACGGCGACCGCCGCGGAGCTGCACGCGCACGGCTCGGTGTGGCGGGTGGTGCCCCCCGGTGAACTCCGCGACGCGGCACTTGAGTTGGCGCGCGAAATCGCCGCCAAGGACGGGGAGCTGCTGCGTCTGGCGAAGGCCGCCATCAACGGCATCGACCCCGTCGACGTGCGCCGCAGCTACCGCTTCGAGCAGGGCTTCACGTACGAGGCGAGCACGGTCGGGGTCGCCGACCGGGTCCGGGACGGGTTCGGCAGGGAGGGCGGCTGA